Genomic DNA from Mycolicibacterium helvum:
CAGCGCCGAGGCATCGCTGGCCAGGAACAGCACCACCTCGCTGACCTGATTCGGCGCGATGAGCGACTCGGTGGGCAGCGCACCCGGAGAGAAGCTGTAGACGTAATGCGGGTGCTTCTCGAACATCCCGTACATCGACAGGTCGTTACCCAGCGTGGTGTCGACACCGTAAGTGTGCACCGAGTTCACCCGGATGCCGAACTCGCCCAACTCCAGCGCGAGCGAATTCGCCAGTCCCACAACGCCGAACTTGCTGGCGCAGTAGTGACCCGCGCCGGGAACGGATTTGATTCCGGCCGAGGAACTGATCGCGATGATCGACCCGCCGTTGCCGGCCTCGATCATCGCCGGGACGGTGGCCTGCACGGTGTTGAAGAACCCGGTCAGGTTGATGTCGATGACCTCCTGCCACTGCTCGGCCGGGATCTCCCAGGCGCGACCCCAGCTCATCACCCCGGCATTGGCGACGACGACGTCTAGGCGGCCGAATTGTTCGATGGCGCTGGCGATTACCCGCTTCTGCCCGTCGAGGTCACGCACGTCGACCCGGTCGGCACTGATCTTGACGCCCTCGTCTTCGACCAAGCGGACGGTCTCGGCGAGATCCTCGGGCTGCGAAGGTTGGTAGCCGATGTGCTTGCCAACCGGCCCGCAGGCATCGATGGTGACGATATCGGCTCCGGCGCGAGCCAGCCGGACACAATGCGCGCGGCCCTGCCCCCGGGCCCCGCCGGTCACATAGGCGACTTTGCCCTCCAGAGGGCGTTCGTTGGTCACGGCCTCACCATACGTTCGCCTGCTTCGTGGATGGTCAGGAATGCGGCAACCTCCCATACCGCTTCTACACGCTATGCACATCAACCTCAGCGGAAAAACAGCATTGGTGACCGGCTCCACCCAGGGCATCGGTCTCGCGATCGCCAAGGGCTTGGCGAGTTCAGGGGCACGGGTTGCGATCAACGGACGCTCCGCGACCTCGGTACAGCGGGCGGTTGACCACCTGGCGGCCACCGTCGACGGCGCCAACCTTGTTTCGGTGCCCGCCGACGTCACGACCGACGAAGGTGTGGCGGCGGTTCAGGCGCAACTCCCCGGTGTCGACATCCTGGTGAACAATGTCGGGATCTTCGAGGCGGTGCCCGCCCTCGAGATCGACGACGAGGCGTGGCGCAGATTCTTCGAGGTCAACGTGCTGTCGGCGGCGCGGCTGAGCCGTACGTACCTGCCGGGCATGATCGAACGGTCCTGGGGGCGAGTCCTCAACATTGCCAGCGACTCTGCTGTGGTGACGCCGGTGGAAATGATCCATTACGGCATGTCCAAGACCGCGTTGCTCGCGGTAACCCGCGGATTCGCCAAGGCTGCGTCGGGATCCGGGGTGACTGTCAACTCCGTCATCGCCGGGCCGACCCACACCGCAGGTGTCGAGGACTTTGTCTATCAGCTCGTCGACAAGGCCCTGCCGTGGGATCAGGCGCAGCGGCAGTTCATGATTGAACACCGGCCCCAGTCACTGCTGCAACGGCTCATCGAGCCAGAGGAGATCGCAAACATGGTGGTGTATCTCAGCTCACCGCTGGCGTCAGCCACCACCGGTGGTGCGCTGCGCGTCGACGGCGGCTACGTCGACTCCATCCTGCCGTGAGCGGCGGCCCGGCAACCTCGCGGCTGACCATCGCGGCGCTGCTGAGTCTCACCGCCGGCACCGGGGTGATCGACGCGGTTTCCTACCTTGGCCTCGGTCACGTGTTCGTCGCCAACATGACCGGCAATATCGTGTTCCTCGGCTTCGCGGCCAATCCCAGCTCCGGGCTGTCGGCATCGCTGGCGCTGATCGCGCTGGCCGCGTTCATGTTCGGTGCACTTCTCGGCGGTGCCGCCGGGCACCGGCTTGCCGGGTCACGGGTGTGGCCGACGTCGGTATTGCTGATTCAGGCAGTCCTTCTCGGCGGCGTCGCGGCGGCGGGTGCGGCACTGGGCATCGCCACGCTGGGCCGCCCGGCTGTCGTCG
This window encodes:
- a CDS encoding mycofactocin-coupled SDR family oxidoreductase gives rise to the protein MTNERPLEGKVAYVTGGARGQGRAHCVRLARAGADIVTIDACGPVGKHIGYQPSQPEDLAETVRLVEDEGVKISADRVDVRDLDGQKRVIASAIEQFGRLDVVVANAGVMSWGRAWEIPAEQWQEVIDINLTGFFNTVQATVPAMIEAGNGGSIIAISSSAGIKSVPGAGHYCASKFGVVGLANSLALELGEFGIRVNSVHTYGVDTTLGNDLSMYGMFEKHPHYVYSFSPGALPTESLIAPNQVSEVVLFLASDASALLTAAQIPADKGYLKV
- a CDS encoding SDR family NAD(P)-dependent oxidoreductase; this encodes MHINLSGKTALVTGSTQGIGLAIAKGLASSGARVAINGRSATSVQRAVDHLAATVDGANLVSVPADVTTDEGVAAVQAQLPGVDILVNNVGIFEAVPALEIDDEAWRRFFEVNVLSAARLSRTYLPGMIERSWGRVLNIASDSAVVTPVEMIHYGMSKTALLAVTRGFAKAASGSGVTVNSVIAGPTHTAGVEDFVYQLVDKALPWDQAQRQFMIEHRPQSLLQRLIEPEEIANMVVYLSSPLASATTGGALRVDGGYVDSILP
- a CDS encoding YoaK family protein — encoded protein: MSGGPATSRLTIAALLSLTAGTGVIDAVSYLGLGHVFVANMTGNIVFLGFAANPSSGLSASLALIALAAFMFGALLGGAAGHRLAGSRVWPTSVLLIQAVLLGGVAAAGAALGIATLGRPAVVAVLAFAFGLQNSTARRMAVADLTTTVLTLTVTGLAADSRVAGGPGAKPIRRVASIATMLAGAAAGALLVQVSVPLTIGAAALCVLVAAGLLGMDRPVAD